In the Candidatus Electrothrix rattekaaiensis genome, one interval contains:
- a CDS encoding TonB-dependent receptor, producing the protein MAENVSIVTAEEIKAMHAHTLAEVLNRQSGVFVDFFGQDFLGDAALRLLGTGRHHVLLLLDGVRLNQNSSGAALSHFIPLGIIKRVEIIKGAASSSWGSALGGVINIITKDVGKSNRPTGNINVSYGGGDSRDVSADVAGKAKALGYYLYGGNIDSDGLRLDRYSERDSVYGKMQLQLPRSSRLTATAGYSDPFNKSLNWEDAWGVTNLNIYEDIEHQNIWGTLYFDTEITKDLTFHLSGQHFDNTFAMDRHSLGNGEGGQHGDLIFGEKWEDESNSFTGRLTWASESVAANLGLESSRSEMQYVSGSGAFFGGPLLTKDDSVTENRHGVYANVTYIKDNFSITPGLRYDEHSNSEESVNPSLGLTYLFSPDTLFRSSIAKGFSAPYLAASSHSPNLEPENIWTYQAGIETGRIPSLYFKGAIFYHDIKDAWDYNVVPWANTGTIRLNGFEVEVKTAVYRGLSLIGNFTYVKEKSKETSTSTWVDDETYTGNLILTYLNMQYGVKTKFAGHYYWMSDKAVNQEPANGTFLWDVLVAKDFDFSNLNGEVYLKGHNIFNRDQYFDVDYPNPERWLEAGLALKF; encoded by the coding sequence GTGGCTGAAAATGTAAGCATCGTCACCGCCGAAGAGATTAAGGCCATGCATGCCCATACCCTGGCAGAGGTTCTCAACCGACAGTCTGGAGTGTTTGTCGATTTCTTTGGGCAGGATTTCCTTGGAGACGCAGCTCTCCGTCTTCTAGGAACCGGACGTCATCATGTGTTATTGCTTCTTGACGGAGTGCGCTTGAACCAAAATTCAAGCGGTGCTGCCTTAAGCCACTTTATCCCTCTAGGAATTATCAAACGTGTTGAAATTATAAAAGGAGCTGCCTCTTCATCCTGGGGATCTGCCCTTGGTGGCGTGATCAATATTATTACCAAGGATGTAGGCAAATCCAACCGCCCCACCGGCAATATCAATGTAAGTTATGGGGGGGGGGACAGTCGTGATGTTTCAGCCGATGTAGCTGGCAAGGCGAAAGCTCTGGGTTATTATCTCTATGGCGGCAATATTGATTCGGACGGCCTACGCCTTGATCGCTACTCGGAAAGGGATTCCGTTTACGGCAAAATGCAACTTCAATTACCCCGCAGTTCGCGTCTGACAGCCACCGCCGGTTACAGTGATCCGTTTAATAAAAGTCTTAACTGGGAGGACGCTTGGGGGGTTACTAATCTCAATATTTATGAAGATATTGAACATCAAAATATCTGGGGAACACTCTACTTTGATACTGAAATAACAAAAGATCTCACCTTTCATCTCTCAGGCCAACATTTTGATAATACTTTTGCAATGGACCGGCATTCCCTAGGGAATGGAGAGGGTGGGCAGCATGGGGATTTGATTTTTGGAGAGAAGTGGGAAGATGAATCCAACAGTTTTACCGGACGCTTGACGTGGGCAAGCGAATCAGTAGCCGCCAATCTCGGTTTAGAGTCAAGTCGCAGTGAAATGCAATACGTAAGCGGATCAGGTGCCTTTTTTGGGGGACCACTATTAACAAAAGATGACTCGGTAACAGAGAATCGACACGGCGTATACGCTAATGTCACATACATTAAAGATAATTTTTCCATCACCCCTGGCTTGCGCTATGACGAGCACTCTAATTCAGAGGAATCAGTAAATCCCTCTCTGGGCCTCACCTATCTGTTTAGCCCTGATACCCTGTTCAGGAGTTCTATCGCCAAGGGTTTTTCAGCCCCGTATCTGGCCGCCTCTTCTCATTCCCCAAACCTTGAGCCGGAAAATATCTGGACCTACCAAGCCGGTATTGAAACAGGTCGTATTCCCTCTCTTTATTTTAAAGGTGCCATTTTTTATCATGATATTAAAGATGCATGGGATTACAATGTGGTTCCCTGGGCCAATACCGGAACCATTCGCCTCAATGGTTTTGAGGTTGAGGTAAAAACTGCTGTTTACCGTGGTCTGAGTCTGATCGGAAATTTTACCTACGTCAAAGAGAAAAGCAAGGAGACAAGTACCAGCACCTGGGTTGATGATGAGACCTATACCGGCAACCTCATTCTTACCTACCTGAACATGCAATATGGTGTAAAAACAAAATTTGCAGGACATTATTACTGGATGAGTGACAAAGCAGTAAATCAAGAGCCCGCGAACGGCACTTTTCTTTGGGACGTTCTCGTTGCAAAAGACTTTGATTTCTCCAACCTCAATGGTGAAGTCTATCTCAAGGGGCATAATATCTTTAACAGGGATCAATACTTTGATGTAGACTATCCTAACCCCGAACGATGGCTGGAAGCAGGGCTTGCTCTTAAATTTTAA
- a CDS encoding ABC transporter substrate binding protein produces the protein MNKYLVVIIILFLSLADRSFGYEIVVLKSRTSKVNQHIQKIFTGEFNQRTLQRGLKSIQPNQMTEVVISRGNEGGSARKIQSIDPDLILALGAQALEEALLVPDIPVVHLLVVHPETIIDKSKPVIGVSLSVPPKVQLDEMNRYFPEVKRIGLVYNPKQSQKIIEKLKSLRPDLKFIALATEDIAAVPDLIHSLRGKVDLLWMLPDLTTTNQMTIQSYVLFSIRNKIPLLTFSKKLFKYGATIAVTFDIDDMAKQAAVLAMDMLLHPVRSEQVALVAPRLRILINRKMAAKLGISIEDGGEADE, from the coding sequence ATGAATAAGTATCTCGTTGTTATCATTATTTTATTTTTAAGTCTGGCGGATAGATCCTTTGGCTATGAGATAGTGGTCCTGAAGAGCAGGACGAGCAAGGTTAACCAACACATTCAAAAAATTTTTACTGGTGAATTTAATCAGCGTACCCTTCAGCGTGGTCTAAAATCCATACAACCAAACCAGATGACGGAAGTCGTCATCAGCAGGGGAAATGAAGGAGGCAGTGCAAGGAAAATACAAAGCATTGACCCTGATTTGATCCTTGCCCTTGGTGCCCAAGCACTGGAAGAGGCACTCTTGGTCCCTGATATTCCCGTTGTTCATCTCTTGGTCGTTCATCCGGAAACAATTATTGATAAGAGCAAACCAGTAATTGGAGTGAGCCTGTCCGTGCCGCCAAAAGTACAATTGGATGAAATGAATCGCTATTTCCCTGAAGTAAAACGGATTGGGCTTGTCTATAACCCAAAGCAAAGTCAAAAAATTATAGAGAAGTTAAAGTCGCTCAGACCTGACCTGAAATTTATCGCTCTGGCTACTGAAGATATAGCAGCAGTTCCTGATTTAATCCATTCTTTACGTGGAAAGGTGGATCTTCTCTGGATGCTGCCTGATCTCACAACCACCAACCAGATGACCATCCAGAGTTATGTCCTTTTTTCGATCAGGAATAAAATCCCTTTGCTTACTTTTTCGAAAAAACTCTTTAAGTATGGAGCTACAATCGCCGTAACCTTTGATATAGATGATATGGCCAAACAGGCTGCAGTCTTGGCTATGGATATGCTGCTTCATCCTGTTAGAAGCGAGCAGGTAGCTCTTGTTGCTCCCCGGCTCAGGATCCTTATCAATCGTAAAATGGCAGCAAAGTTAGGAATATCCATCGAAGACGGGGGAGAGGCAGATGAATAG
- a CDS encoding ATP-binding protein, with amino-acid sequence MNSTFFALPKSLSTKIFFFLIVAMVCIVSLFNIVLINIQKKTYKSSYDVYGTTLIRLLAHSIRVAVFAEDKDEMFVPVSGLLQQDDVFEVVIWNKDGEVLLEKAKDSTKKLHLIGKPIKIPIALNQHDNSGYLRMETKDNFILWGRISSSTLEETWYFEEERNNSEEEIVGYAAIVLSKEFFEKGVRNILVQTGVSILIFLFVIMLTTFFVIQKVTEPLRKLVLTIREREGEIEQPSDLKVLTETYTSMVDDLEKSFHTISELNEGLEEEVKHRTLQLTTANDELHQRQKKLETSNTHLIEALRQLKETQKQLIQKEKLAAMGQLVAGVAHELNNTVNFISGALPSLHRSFDQMKEILSGYEEVEKARGANGANVLDEKFEEVRGVKEKRSYEDLFLTIDQLMENIEEGTTRTTRIVRDLKIFSREDVEKIIPLDVHTVIDSTINYIDKQLLKNITIYRDYGSLPLVHGLPGRMGQVFLNIMNNGIQAMDGVGQLTIKTEQRREHVHIIFSDTGCGIHAYDMPKIFDPFFTNKEVGKGTGLGLGISYAIIRQHGGDIKVQSYVGKGSVFKVILPVRLMELSQEA; translated from the coding sequence ATGAATAGCACCTTTTTTGCTTTGCCGAAGAGCTTGAGCACCAAGATATTTTTTTTTCTGATTGTGGCTATGGTGTGTATCGTGTCATTATTTAACATAGTTTTGATCAATATACAAAAAAAAACATATAAATCTTCTTACGATGTCTATGGGACTACCCTTATACGGCTGCTTGCTCATTCGATCAGGGTTGCTGTTTTCGCTGAAGATAAAGATGAAATGTTTGTTCCAGTGTCGGGACTGCTGCAACAGGATGATGTGTTTGAGGTAGTTATTTGGAATAAAGACGGGGAGGTGCTTCTGGAAAAAGCTAAAGATTCGACAAAGAAATTACACCTTATTGGAAAACCTATAAAAATACCAATTGCTCTCAACCAACATGATAATAGTGGCTATCTGCGCATGGAAACTAAGGATAATTTTATATTATGGGGGCGGATTTCATCTTCAACCCTCGAAGAAACTTGGTATTTTGAAGAAGAAAGAAATAATTCAGAAGAAGAGATTGTTGGCTATGCGGCAATTGTTCTTTCCAAAGAGTTCTTTGAAAAAGGTGTGCGCAATATCCTTGTTCAAACAGGTGTCTCTATACTGATCTTTCTCTTTGTTATTATGTTGACAACATTTTTTGTTATACAAAAGGTGACAGAACCCTTGAGGAAATTGGTTCTGACAATAAGGGAACGGGAAGGGGAAATCGAACAGCCTAGCGACCTTAAGGTGCTGACCGAAACCTATACCAGTATGGTAGATGATCTTGAAAAATCATTCCATACCATTAGTGAATTAAATGAAGGGCTTGAAGAAGAGGTGAAGCACCGAACACTCCAGCTCACCACGGCAAATGATGAGCTGCACCAGAGACAAAAAAAACTTGAGACCAGCAATACCCATCTTATCGAAGCACTCAGGCAATTGAAAGAAACCCAGAAGCAACTTATCCAGAAAGAAAAGCTTGCAGCCATGGGGCAGCTTGTAGCTGGCGTGGCACATGAACTCAACAATACCGTTAATTTTATCTCTGGGGCACTGCCTTCTTTGCATCGTTCTTTCGATCAAATGAAAGAGATTCTCTCTGGATATGAAGAAGTTGAAAAAGCAAGAGGAGCCAATGGAGCCAATGTACTGGATGAAAAATTTGAGGAAGTAAGGGGCGTAAAAGAAAAACGTTCTTACGAGGATCTTTTTCTCACCATTGATCAACTCATGGAAAATATAGAAGAAGGAACCACTCGTACAACTCGTATCGTTCGTGATCTTAAAATTTTTTCACGGGAAGATGTAGAAAAAATAATCCCGCTTGACGTGCATACAGTCATTGATTCCACGATTAATTATATTGATAAACAACTCTTGAAAAATATAACCATTTATCGTGACTATGGCTCTCTTCCGCTCGTTCATGGTCTGCCGGGACGAATGGGCCAAGTATTTTTAAATATCATGAATAATGGTATCCAGGCTATGGATGGGGTTGGACAGTTGACGATCAAAACAGAGCAGAGGAGGGAACATGTTCATATCATTTTTTCAGACACTGGCTGCGGTATCCATGCGTATGACATGCCAAAGATTTTCGATCCTTTTTTTACCAACAAAGAAGTTGGCAAGGGAACCGGTCTAGGGCTTGGTATATCATATGCAATTATCAGGCAGCATGGTGGAGATATTAAAGTGCAGAGTTATGTTGGTAAAGGTTCGGTGTTTAAAGTTATTTTGCCGGTAAGGCTTATGGAACTATCTCAAGAAGCATAA
- a CDS encoding response regulator, producing MTKLKLLYVDDERVNLTNFTIAFRAKYQIYTARSGQEALEIFEDNDGIAIVVTDQRMPGMTGVELLQHIKKQNKDVIRIILTAYTEVADIIVAINKGHIYQYIVKPWVENDLLQVFDKASENYLLVLENKRLVKELEEDISERKRMEDELRVLYKELHRLSVRLIDAQENERKRISMELHDGIGQNLIALKLQFNNFCFQLESSDKEKTQEAATIISGTLQKTLESTRSICQNLWPVVIEKFGFDLALKEFLDNFSRDYGIEIALGSIYVQKYFSKHDQHQIYRILQEILNNIGKHSGTKKVNLNTINRADSLCIEITDFGCGFDTPSLAGSQQEKGCLGLNTIRERVTILGGTIDIQSFIEKGTRFTLLLPHSREKQGKQGDK from the coding sequence TTGACAAAATTAAAGCTGCTGTATGTTGATGATGAAAGGGTCAACTTAACGAATTTTACAATTGCTTTTAGAGCAAAATATCAGATATACACAGCAAGGTCCGGGCAGGAAGCACTCGAAATATTTGAGGATAATGACGGTATTGCGATTGTTGTCACTGACCAGCGTATGCCCGGAATGACAGGCGTTGAGTTGCTTCAACATATTAAAAAACAGAATAAGGATGTAATTCGGATTATCTTAACAGCCTATACGGAAGTTGCTGACATTATTGTTGCAATCAACAAGGGCCATATCTATCAGTATATCGTCAAGCCTTGGGTTGAAAATGATTTACTGCAAGTTTTCGATAAGGCAAGCGAAAATTATTTGCTTGTCCTTGAAAACAAGCGACTGGTGAAAGAGCTTGAAGAAGATATTAGTGAACGTAAGAGGATGGAAGATGAGTTGAGAGTATTATACAAAGAGTTACATCGTCTCTCTGTCAGACTTATTGACGCCCAGGAAAATGAACGAAAACGTATTTCTATGGAGCTTCATGATGGTATTGGTCAAAATTTGATAGCATTGAAATTACAGTTCAATAATTTTTGCTTTCAGCTTGAGTCGAGTGATAAGGAGAAGACGCAGGAAGCAGCCACTATTATCAGTGGTACTTTGCAAAAAACGCTGGAAAGCACTCGGAGTATCTGTCAAAATCTCTGGCCGGTTGTGATCGAAAAGTTTGGCTTTGATTTGGCACTTAAGGAATTCTTGGATAACTTCAGTCGAGATTATGGTATAGAAATCGCTTTAGGCAGCATTTATGTTCAGAAATACTTTTCAAAACACGATCAGCATCAAATTTATCGAATATTACAGGAAATTTTAAACAATATTGGAAAGCATTCCGGTACGAAAAAGGTCAATCTTAACACTATCAACAGGGCGGATTCCCTGTGTATTGAAATCACCGACTTTGGTTGTGGCTTTGACACACCAAGCTTGGCTGGCAGTCAGCAAGAAAAAGGCTGCCTGGGATTAAATACCATACGAGAAAGAGTAACTATTCTCGGTGGCACCATCGATATTCAGAGTTTTATAGAAAAAGGGACACGCTTTACCTTGTTACTGCCTCATTCTAGAGAGAAACAGGGAAAACAGGGGGACAAATAA
- the edd gene encoding phosphogluconate dehydratase: MHKTVKQVTHRIIDRSKETRTAYLEQIEAAAQKRAEGSFRMQLPSSNLAHDLAGCPSCRSTLLDDKAPNIGIISSYNDVVSAHQPLGGYPDLIKKAVAEAGGTAQVAGGVPAMCDGVTQGEPGMDLSLMSRDVIALSAVIALSHNVFDGALLLGVCDKIMPGLLMGGLQYGHLPMILVPGGPMQSGIGNQEKNQVRERFAKGEVGQKELLISECRAYHSPGTCTFYGTANSNQLIAEMLGLHLPGASFVNAETELRAALTKAAASQVVQNSHLGGGGDAYIPLGRVVSEKSVVNAMVGLLATGGSTNETMHLVAIARAAGVQINWTDFADLSDIVPLLVRIYPNGSGDINSFQQAGGMPLLIRELLAGGLVHEDVQTVVGPGLRRYLEQPMLEQGRAVWQGGPEQSRDPKIIAPLAKPFADISGIKLLTGNLGRAIMKISALADGEDTLVEAPAMVFHSQQEVEQAFQAGRLNRDLVAVLRFQGPRANGMPELHKLITWLAISMERGYKVGLVTDGRLSGASGKVPFAIHCTPEAAAGGLLAKVEDGDIIRMDARHNLLELKVADEELASREAVKLKSHYAAQGHQIFNVLRGALSGAEEGASAILGAHPILQE; encoded by the coding sequence ATGCATAAAACCGTTAAGCAAGTCACCCACCGTATCATTGACCGCAGCAAGGAAACCCGAACCGCCTATTTAGAGCAGATAGAGGCTGCTGCACAGAAGCGGGCTGAAGGTTCTTTCCGAATGCAGCTGCCGAGCAGCAACCTTGCCCACGATCTGGCAGGCTGCCCATCTTGTCGCTCAACCCTGCTTGATGACAAGGCACCCAACATCGGCATTATCTCTTCGTATAACGATGTGGTTTCGGCCCACCAACCCTTGGGGGGCTATCCTGACCTGATCAAAAAGGCTGTGGCTGAGGCAGGAGGCACAGCTCAGGTTGCGGGGGGGGTACCTGCCATGTGTGACGGTGTTACGCAGGGGGAACCGGGAATGGATCTGAGCCTGATGAGCCGGGACGTGATTGCCCTGTCCGCCGTGATAGCCCTGTCCCATAACGTTTTTGATGGAGCCCTGCTTTTGGGCGTCTGTGATAAAATTATGCCCGGCTTGCTCATGGGCGGGCTGCAATACGGGCATCTTCCTATGATCTTGGTTCCTGGCGGCCCCATGCAATCCGGTATCGGTAATCAGGAAAAGAATCAGGTGCGGGAACGCTTTGCTAAAGGGGAGGTCGGGCAGAAGGAACTGCTGATCTCGGAGTGTCGGGCCTATCACAGTCCAGGGACATGTACTTTTTACGGCACAGCCAACTCCAACCAGCTGATTGCCGAGATGCTCGGGCTGCATCTTCCTGGAGCCTCCTTTGTCAATGCTGAGACCGAATTACGTGCTGCTCTGACAAAGGCTGCTGCTTCTCAGGTTGTGCAGAATAGCCATTTAGGTGGTGGAGGTGATGCGTATATTCCGTTGGGCCGGGTTGTCAGTGAAAAATCCGTGGTCAACGCTATGGTCGGCCTGTTGGCAACAGGCGGTTCCACCAATGAGACCATGCATCTGGTGGCAATCGCCAGGGCCGCCGGGGTTCAGATCAACTGGACTGATTTTGCCGATCTTTCTGACATTGTGCCCCTGCTTGTTCGGATCTATCCCAACGGTTCAGGAGATATCAACTCCTTTCAGCAGGCAGGCGGTATGCCCCTGTTGATTCGGGAACTCCTTGCGGGCGGGCTGGTTCATGAGGACGTGCAGACTGTGGTCGGCCCCGGTTTGCGCAGATATCTGGAGCAGCCAATGCTGGAACAGGGCAGGGCGGTTTGGCAGGGCGGACCGGAACAGAGCCGTGATCCGAAAATTATTGCCCCGCTGGCCAAGCCTTTTGCCGATATCAGCGGTATCAAGCTGCTGACCGGAAATTTGGGCCGGGCCATCATGAAGATCTCCGCCTTAGCTGATGGAGAAGATACTTTGGTTGAAGCCCCGGCCATGGTTTTTCACAGTCAGCAGGAGGTGGAACAGGCCTTTCAGGCTGGTCGGCTTAATCGGGATCTGGTGGCGGTGCTTCGTTTTCAGGGACCGAGGGCCAATGGTATGCCTGAGCTGCATAAGCTGATAACCTGGCTGGCAATCAGTATGGAGCGAGGTTATAAGGTAGGGCTGGTCACGGATGGGCGACTTTCTGGGGCCTCGGGCAAGGTGCCCTTTGCTATCCACTGCACTCCAGAGGCTGCGGCAGGCGGTCTGTTGGCTAAAGTTGAGGATGGTGATATCATCCGTATGGATGCCCGTCATAATCTGCTGGAACTCAAGGTTGCTGATGAAGAACTAGCCAGTCGTGAGGCTGTGAAGCTGAAGAGCCATTATGCGGCTCAGGGACATCAGATTTTTAATGTCCTGCGCGGAGCGTTGTCCGGTGCAGAGGAAGGGGCAAGCGCGATTCTGGGTGCTCACCCGATTCTGCAGGAGTAG
- a CDS encoding bifunctional 4-hydroxy-2-oxoglutarate aldolase/2-dehydro-3-deoxy-phosphogluconate aldolase encodes MTEKKGLSALDVLKSGPVIPVIVVSNPDHAVPLARALLVGGIKVLEITLRSDAALESIRRIRLEVPDAIVGAGTVLSGQDLHAVAEAGGRFAISPGLTPKLLKAAEKEAIPLIPGVASASELMLALEAGLTELKFFPAQAAGGVQMLKSFHGPFPQVSFCPTGGVTLQNYKEYLSLKNVACVGGSWLVPSEKIAQEDWSAITVLAQEAVAGASSSL; translated from the coding sequence ATGACAGAGAAAAAAGGCCTATCCGCCTTGGATGTATTGAAAAGCGGGCCGGTTATCCCGGTGATTGTGGTGAGCAATCCTGATCATGCTGTTCCTCTGGCTCGGGCTCTGTTGGTAGGCGGGATTAAGGTGCTTGAGATAACCTTGCGCAGCGACGCAGCCCTTGAGTCTATCCGTCGCATAAGATTGGAGGTTCCCGATGCCATAGTCGGAGCCGGAACAGTGCTCTCCGGTCAGGATTTGCACGCAGTGGCAGAGGCAGGGGGACGTTTCGCCATCAGTCCCGGCCTGACCCCAAAGCTTTTAAAGGCTGCTGAAAAGGAAGCCATCCCTCTGATTCCAGGGGTGGCAAGTGCCTCTGAGCTGATGCTGGCCTTGGAAGCAGGGCTGACCGAGTTGAAGTTTTTTCCTGCCCAGGCAGCGGGCGGAGTACAGATGCTGAAATCCTTTCACGGTCCCTTTCCCCAGGTGTCCTTCTGTCCTACCGGTGGAGTTACGTTGCAAAATTACAAGGAATATCTTTCCCTCAAGAATGTAGCCTGTGTCGGAGGTTCTTGGCTGGTTCCGTCCGAGAAAATTGCGCAGGAGGATTGGTCAGCCATAACAGTGTTGGCTCAAGAGGCTGTAGCCGGGGCATCTTCCTCTCTTTGA
- a CDS encoding metallophosphoesterase, whose protein sequence is MTDLSKTCIIGDIHGCLNTLQKLLKLVNKEAETFVFLGDYIDRGPDSKDVVECILDFKKKRRNVITLLGNHEIMLTNYLRGYDDGTFIRAGGKETLLSYGINPKIKPEKVAKLFPEKHISFFRELPLLWENKHGIYVHAGLEPGVHITRQVSSYCLWARDEFIRSPYKFTKPVIFGHTVFREPLVQENKIGIDTGAVYGGKLTALILPEKRFVSVEGEKNSSSRLFRK, encoded by the coding sequence ATGACAGATCTATCGAAAACCTGCATTATTGGTGATATCCACGGATGTCTGAACACTCTGCAAAAATTACTAAAACTGGTCAACAAGGAAGCAGAAACCTTTGTCTTTCTCGGTGATTATATTGACCGGGGACCTGACTCAAAAGATGTTGTCGAGTGTATTTTAGATTTCAAGAAAAAACGCCGAAACGTGATCACCCTCTTAGGTAACCATGAAATCATGCTGACCAATTACCTCAGAGGCTATGATGACGGCACCTTCATACGGGCCGGTGGCAAAGAAACCTTGCTCAGCTACGGGATCAACCCGAAAATTAAACCGGAAAAGGTAGCAAAACTCTTTCCAGAAAAACATATAAGTTTTTTTCGTGAACTGCCGCTCCTCTGGGAAAATAAACACGGAATTTATGTTCATGCCGGTCTTGAGCCGGGGGTACATATCACCCGGCAGGTGAGTAGCTACTGCCTTTGGGCCAGAGATGAATTCATCCGTTCCCCGTATAAATTCACCAAGCCGGTCATCTTCGGCCACACGGTTTTTCGGGAACCGCTTGTTCAGGAAAATAAAATCGGCATTGATACCGGCGCAGTCTACGGAGGAAAGCTTACCGCCCTGATCCTGCCGGAAAAAAGATTTGTCTCTGTTGAAGGAGAAAAGAACAGCTCCTCACGCCTGTTCCGCAAATAA
- a CDS encoding site-specific DNA-methyltransferase → MPELIWKGKEQVMNHHLEVPVRCLEHRSTYNAEESENRIIHGDNLEALKALLPEYEGRVKCIYIDPPYNTGNESWVYNDNVKDPRIVRWLGEVVGKEGEDFCRHDKWLCMMYPRLQLLKRLLASDGSIWISIDDIEVHHLCLILDEVFGQGNFVANVLWQKKYSVANDHKTIAPMHDHVLVYRKSPLWERNLLPRTKEKDRQYRYEDEKGIFRPDNYTCNKTADERPNLYYPVVNPNTKEEIWPKRTAVWRYTRERHDENEKQGFVYWGKTGKGKVPAFKRYRHLLKNGGDTVPQTWWSHEFAGHTDAAKKDIRNILEEKGEVNDFITPKPVSLIERILQIGSDKNSIILDSFAGSGTTAHAVLNLNKKDNGNRKFILIEMMDYAETITAERVRRVIDGYGADNKAVPGTGGDFSYYTLGERIFDAEDNLNESIGIAKIRDYVARTEQLPGAEQGEHPAWLGEKDRMGYYFHYQPDQATFLNMDFLATLTRKNEAYLIYADVCLLDSDFMHRHCIRFKKIPRDISRF, encoded by the coding sequence ATGCCTGAATTAATCTGGAAAGGCAAAGAGCAGGTGATGAATCATCATCTGGAGGTGCCGGTGCGCTGCCTGGAGCACCGCTCCACCTATAATGCCGAGGAAAGCGAGAACCGGATTATTCACGGGGATAATCTGGAGGCCCTCAAGGCCCTGCTGCCGGAATACGAAGGCCGGGTCAAGTGTATTTATATTGATCCGCCGTATAATACGGGCAATGAGTCCTGGGTGTATAACGACAATGTGAAAGATCCGCGTATTGTTCGCTGGCTGGGGGAAGTGGTGGGCAAGGAAGGCGAGGATTTTTGTCGGCATGATAAATGGTTGTGCATGATGTATCCGCGTTTGCAGTTGTTGAAGCGGTTGTTGGCGAGTGACGGCAGCATCTGGATTTCCATTGATGACATTGAAGTTCATCATCTCTGTTTGATTTTGGATGAGGTGTTCGGGCAAGGCAACTTTGTTGCGAACGTGCTCTGGCAAAAGAAATACTCGGTGGCAAACGATCATAAGACCATTGCGCCGATGCATGATCATGTCCTTGTTTATCGGAAGAGTCCGCTCTGGGAACGTAACTTACTGCCTAGAACCAAGGAAAAAGATCGGCAGTATCGCTATGAAGACGAAAAAGGAATTTTTCGGCCTGATAATTATACCTGTAATAAAACAGCAGATGAACGGCCAAATCTTTATTATCCTGTAGTTAATCCAAATACGAAAGAAGAAATTTGGCCTAAACGAACAGCTGTATGGCGTTATACCCGTGAAAGACATGATGAAAACGAGAAACAAGGTTTCGTTTATTGGGGAAAAACAGGAAAAGGTAAGGTTCCTGCCTTTAAACGATACAGGCATCTTTTAAAAAATGGAGGCGACACTGTGCCCCAAACGTGGTGGTCACACGAATTCGCAGGCCACACCGATGCTGCTAAAAAAGATATTCGCAATATTTTAGAGGAGAAAGGCGAGGTAAATGATTTTATCACGCCTAAACCCGTCTCGCTCATCGAACGAATCCTGCAAATAGGCAGCGACAAAAACTCCATCATCCTTGACTCCTTTGCCGGTTCCGGCACCACAGCCCACGCCGTTCTCAACCTCAACAAAAAAGACAACGGCAACCGCAAGTTCATTCTCATCGAAATGATGGACTATGCCGAGACCATCACCGCCGAGCGGGTCAGGCGGGTGATTGACGGCTACGGCGCGGACAACAAGGCCGTGCCCGGCACAGGCGGCGATTTTAGCTATTACACCTTGGGCGAACGTATCTTTGATGCCGAGGACAATCTCAACGAATCCATCGGCATTGCCAAGATTCGGGACTACGTGGCCCGCACGGAACAGCTTCCCGGCGCGGAACAGGGCGAGCATCCGGCCTGGCTGGGCGAAAAAGACCGCATGGGCTATTATTTCCATTATCAGCCGGACCAGGCCACCTTCCTGAACATGGATTTCCTGGCCACCCTGACCCGGAAAAACGAGGCCTATCTCATCTACGCCGATGTCTGCCTGCTGGATAGCGATTTCATGCACAGGCATTGCATCCGCTTCAAAAAAATCCCTCGGGATATCTCCCGATTTTAG